From Halococcus saccharolyticus DSM 5350, a single genomic window includes:
- a CDS encoding TIGR00266 family protein, protein MDVELTHRPSYTHLVVELAAGETVMAEPGAMVTHSPSVSIETESSRDGLVSSAKSMLGGESAFANRFTAESEPGTVTLSPPTPGDVHHHELDGETLYAVDGAYLASDPDIDIDSEFGGLESMLSGAGLTPLALKGTGDVFIEAFGGLETIALDHGESHVVDNDHVVAWEGSVEFDARRVGGLKSTLLSGEGIVMDFTGPGTVWYQTRGLDTFTEEIMEAMPGTGDDGGFEVEF, encoded by the coding sequence ATGGATGTCGAACTCACCCACCGCCCGTCGTACACCCACCTCGTGGTCGAACTCGCCGCCGGCGAAACCGTCATGGCCGAACCCGGCGCGATGGTCACCCACTCGCCGTCGGTGTCGATCGAGACGGAATCGAGCCGTGACGGTCTCGTGAGCTCCGCGAAATCGATGCTCGGCGGCGAGTCGGCGTTTGCCAACCGGTTCACTGCCGAGAGCGAGCCAGGGACCGTGACGCTCTCGCCGCCGACACCCGGTGACGTCCACCACCACGAACTCGACGGCGAGACGCTGTACGCCGTCGACGGGGCGTATCTCGCCTCCGATCCCGATATCGACATCGACTCGGAGTTCGGCGGCCTGGAGTCGATGCTGTCAGGTGCGGGCCTCACGCCGCTCGCGCTGAAGGGTACCGGCGACGTGTTCATCGAGGCGTTCGGTGGATTGGAGACTATCGCCCTCGATCACGGTGAGTCCCACGTCGTCGATAACGACCACGTCGTGGCGTGGGAGGGCAGCGTCGAGTTCGATGCGCGCCGGGTCGGCGGGCTGAAATCCACACTCCTCAGCGGCGAGGGGATCGTAATGGACTTCACCGGTCCCGGGACGGTGTGGTACCAGACCCGCGGGCTCGATACCTTCACCGAGGAGATCATGGAAGCGATGCCCGGCACCGGCGACGACGGCGGTTTCGAAGTCGAGTTCTGA
- a CDS encoding helix-turn-helix domain-containing protein, whose amino-acid sequence MSTIANIEIPADEFALHDTLVAVSDLELDVERVVAHDDERVMPFIWVSSDHMDDVERAFENDASIENLELLSDLGEERLYRMDWTTEIEVVVQILVEADATVLDAFGTDGRWEFRILFPEREALSMTHEFCEENGLTIDIQNIYEMDADRHGRFGLSEAQHETLIAAFEHGHYEVPRDITLDDLADELDISHQALSERFRRAYSTLIENTLIVGVGDEE is encoded by the coding sequence ATGAGCACTATCGCGAACATCGAGATTCCCGCCGACGAGTTCGCCCTCCACGATACACTCGTCGCGGTGTCCGACCTCGAACTCGACGTCGAGCGCGTCGTGGCCCACGACGACGAGCGCGTGATGCCGTTCATCTGGGTGTCGAGCGACCACATGGACGACGTCGAACGGGCGTTCGAGAACGATGCGAGTATCGAGAACCTCGAACTCCTCTCCGATCTCGGCGAGGAGCGACTCTACCGGATGGACTGGACCACGGAAATCGAGGTGGTGGTCCAGATCCTCGTCGAGGCGGATGCGACGGTACTCGACGCCTTCGGGACGGACGGCCGGTGGGAGTTCCGAATCCTGTTTCCCGAGCGCGAGGCGCTGTCGATGACCCACGAGTTCTGTGAGGAGAACGGACTTACTATCGATATCCAGAACATCTACGAGATGGACGCTGATCGCCACGGTCGGTTCGGACTCAGCGAAGCCCAACACGAGACGCTCATCGCGGCGTTCGAGCACGGGCACTACGAGGTACCCCGCGACATCACCCTCGACGACCTCGCCGATGAACTCGACATCTCTCACCAGGCACTCTCCGAGCGGTTCCGGCGGGCGTACAGCACGCTGATCGAGAACACCCTGATCGTCGGTGTCGGCGACGAGGAGTGA
- a CDS encoding DUF7089 family protein: MFEPRELTDELASVRDEHVPGALVLDCERDFETLDPTVAESLGPLVDGLDPRSYPDEWLPSDAPAALERYAGDAFTVGMPGDGGVAWTTQTRPPTVLVKPRLQGSPDAFVDFLLADALVETGLSLPEHFLGFFESSYPDLAAATLLGPADTYQLAAALYDAYCGLHTRETFTTWRDSHPELHDAWVDAGERLEPRLADLSNEVATGDTSFAAAAELACSGVKHDLDLPTPFGALDTKAYREYGAEYAVKWTTKTFEKLDG, from the coding sequence ATGTTCGAGCCGCGGGAGCTTACGGACGAGCTCGCGTCCGTTCGGGACGAGCACGTGCCCGGCGCGCTCGTTCTCGACTGCGAGCGCGATTTCGAGACGCTCGATCCCACGGTCGCGGAGTCACTCGGCCCGCTCGTCGACGGCCTCGATCCGCGCAGCTATCCCGACGAGTGGCTTCCGTCGGACGCTCCCGCCGCACTCGAACGCTACGCGGGCGACGCGTTCACGGTCGGGATGCCCGGCGACGGCGGGGTCGCGTGGACTACCCAAACCAGGCCGCCGACGGTCCTCGTCAAACCCCGTCTCCAAGGATCACCCGACGCGTTCGTCGACTTCTTACTCGCCGACGCTCTCGTCGAGACGGGCCTCAGCCTCCCGGAACACTTCCTCGGCTTTTTCGAGTCTTCCTATCCCGACCTCGCGGCCGCGACGCTGCTCGGCCCCGCCGACACTTATCAGCTCGCCGCCGCGCTCTACGACGCCTATTGCGGTCTCCACACCCGCGAAACCTTCACGACGTGGCGCGACAGCCATCCCGAACTCCACGATGCGTGGGTCGACGCTGGCGAACGTCTCGAACCACGGCTCGCCGACCTCTCGAACGAGGTCGCCACCGGCGACACGTCCTTCGCGGCGGCTGCGGAACTGGCCTGCAGCGGCGTGAAACACGACCTCGACCTCCCGACACCGTTCGGTGCGCTCGATACCAAGGCCTATCGCGAGTACGGTGCGGAGTACGCGGTCAAGTGGACCACGAAGACCTTCGAGAAGCTCGACGGGTGA
- a CDS encoding DUF7090 family protein, with product MDYALTVEDTPDTIPAGTGVLLCHPSTGETDRIDTDFLSTDTDRFLVISTRTTAREVEQKLEHYTVDRSKATILDALSVERGYSRRSGDDIHYVASPDDLDGIVESTREFLAATDGKRRVSVDSITEMAYYADEERAREAVTSLLALLDEHDAVGLFHLAEEVHDESIVEGYRDLFDGVITLDPDGSVVGEF from the coding sequence ATGGATTATGCGCTCACGGTTGAGGACACACCGGACACCATTCCAGCCGGGACCGGAGTACTCCTCTGTCATCCAAGCACCGGCGAAACCGACCGGATCGACACCGACTTCCTGAGTACCGACACTGACCGCTTTCTCGTGATCTCGACGCGGACCACCGCCCGCGAGGTCGAACAGAAACTCGAACACTACACGGTCGACCGATCGAAAGCGACGATCCTCGACGCACTCAGCGTCGAACGAGGCTACTCGCGCCGCTCGGGCGACGATATCCATTACGTCGCCTCGCCCGACGACCTCGATGGAATCGTCGAGAGCACTCGCGAGTTCCTCGCCGCGACCGACGGCAAACGACGGGTCAGCGTCGACTCGATCACCGAGATGGCGTACTACGCCGACGAAGAGCGCGCCCGCGAGGCGGTGACGTCGCTGCTCGCCCTCCTCGACGAACACGACGCCGTCGGACTGTTTCACCTCGCGGAGGAGGTCCACGACGAGAGTATCGTCGAAGGCTATCGCGACCTGTTCGACGGCGTGATCACGCTCGACCCCGACGGCAGCGTGGTCGGCGAGTTCTGA
- a CDS encoding MBL fold metallo-hydrolase produces the protein MDAITVTEGAETFTCNAYLVDGERTVLVDAGAMDGVEDVIAEHVDALDAVALTHQHGDHVGALDTVLDAFDPELWAYGDHPRRTDALGDGDWVGIGDEEFEVVYTPGHADDHVAFVSESTIFSGDVVVHDDGAFEDGSFGRTDMAGQSREELIESIERILDRLPEGVEGMYAGHGGTFHGDVRAVIERALERAERREPKYPE, from the coding sequence ATGGACGCGATCACCGTTACCGAGGGTGCCGAGACGTTCACCTGCAACGCATATCTCGTCGACGGCGAGCGCACAGTGCTGGTCGACGCCGGGGCGATGGACGGCGTCGAGGACGTGATCGCCGAGCACGTCGACGCTCTCGACGCAGTCGCCCTGACCCACCAACACGGCGATCACGTCGGCGCGCTCGACACCGTGCTCGACGCCTTCGATCCCGAGCTCTGGGCGTACGGTGATCACCCGCGGCGCACGGATGCGCTCGGCGACGGCGATTGGGTCGGGATCGGCGACGAGGAGTTCGAGGTGGTGTACACACCCGGCCACGCCGACGACCACGTCGCGTTCGTCTCCGAGTCGACGATCTTCTCGGGTGATGTCGTAGTCCACGACGACGGCGCATTCGAGGACGGCAGTTTCGGCCGAACCGATATGGCGGGCCAGTCCCGTGAGGAGCTCATCGAGAGCATCGAGCGAATCCTCGATCGACTCCCCGAGGGCGTCGAGGGGATGTACGCCGGCCACGGCGGCACGTTCCACGGCGACGTGCGAGCCGTGATCGAGCGTGCGCTCGAACGGGCGGAGCGGCGCGAACCGAAGTACCCGGAGTGA
- the bioD gene encoding dethiobiotin synthase, translating to MSETASEGTFAVVGTDTGVGKTVVTAGLVGWLREDGVDARAVKPVQTGYPPDDDAEFVAEACETDDAATCIERLEPPLAPRVAAEQIGASLSYAAIREGCERALATSEVGVLEGVGGVRVPLVDDREVIDLVADLELPAVVVARSGLGTLNHTALTVEALAARGVRTHAVVLNEYAGETIAERTNGAELERMTGVPVHTLPSFDLATPADAVPSVRRRLDRDVFPDNVRRALG from the coding sequence ATGAGTGAAACGGCTTCGGAGGGGACGTTCGCGGTGGTGGGGACCGACACGGGAGTGGGCAAGACGGTCGTCACCGCTGGGCTCGTCGGGTGGCTTCGCGAGGACGGCGTGGATGCGCGCGCCGTCAAGCCGGTTCAGACTGGCTATCCGCCCGACGACGATGCGGAGTTCGTCGCCGAAGCGTGTGAGACAGACGACGCCGCGACCTGCATCGAACGGCTCGAACCGCCACTCGCGCCGCGCGTCGCCGCCGAGCAGATCGGCGCGTCGCTCTCGTACGCTGCGATCCGCGAGGGCTGCGAGCGGGCGCTCGCTACCAGCGAGGTCGGGGTGCTCGAAGGCGTCGGTGGGGTTCGGGTGCCGCTCGTCGACGATCGAGAGGTGATCGACCTCGTCGCCGACCTCGAACTCCCGGCGGTGGTGGTCGCACGCTCGGGACTCGGGACGCTGAACCACACCGCGCTCACGGTCGAGGCACTCGCGGCGCGTGGCGTTCGGACCCACGCCGTCGTCCTGAACGAGTACGCCGGCGAGACGATCGCCGAGCGGACGAACGGGGCCGAGCTCGAACGCATGACTGGCGTGCCGGTTCACACACTGCCGTCGTTCGATCTCGCCACGCCAGCCGACGCCGTTCCCAGTGTCCGGCGTCGGCTCGATCGCGACGTGTTTCCCGACAACGTCCGACGCGCGCTCGGCTGA
- a CDS encoding S8 family peptidase, with protein MSQHNRRTFLQLTGTAIGAATLGAGTATASTSDSRFFINLRDVDRSEVPDDIEIIHDLSQADVLVARGDQERVNGTTVADRVIDRGDDRTGAVKSRDGPTTDGKGSSHNHDGPPKNSEFQWDKRIQDLNNELTDKPGGGKSIHDTATGAGTRVAVVDSGVYDAHPDLAGVVNDDLSENVSEDEFDFRPNGAGDHGTHVAGIIAATNSNDGPDGGVLGTAPDTEIVAYRMFSGQEGKQGDGYAGWVKAAEADCDVINYSVGFPAPFVYVDEYPFLTEELRIAEQVAEYVRSQGTVIVNSAGNDSLNMSPENTLSIPTEAEGVFGVAATGPIGCGWGGKHSDNEAKWLTGNRLEDPTDSPAFYTNYGSAVDVSAAGGDFDTEAEVEEAQRDLVYSTVFETDESGDTVPAYGWKAGTSMAAPQVAGAAALVRSLRPDASVEEIESLIQDTASSAPGGETYHGAGHLDLERLVKRVK; from the coding sequence ATGTCACAGCACAACAGACGAACGTTCCTTCAGCTGACTGGTACGGCGATCGGCGCTGCAACGCTCGGTGCAGGCACCGCGACGGCGAGTACCTCGGACTCGCGATTCTTCATCAACCTCCGCGACGTCGACCGTTCGGAGGTCCCCGACGACATCGAGATCATCCACGATCTCTCGCAGGCCGATGTCCTCGTCGCACGCGGCGACCAGGAGCGTGTAAATGGCACGACGGTCGCCGACCGTGTCATCGATCGGGGCGACGATCGCACTGGTGCCGTCAAGTCACGGGATGGACCGACAACCGACGGCAAGGGGTCGAGCCACAACCACGACGGTCCGCCGAAAAACAGCGAGTTCCAGTGGGACAAGCGGATCCAGGATCTCAACAACGAACTGACCGACAAACCGGGCGGCGGCAAGTCCATCCACGATACGGCGACCGGCGCGGGCACCCGTGTCGCCGTCGTCGACTCCGGCGTCTACGACGCCCATCCCGATCTCGCGGGCGTCGTCAACGACGACCTCTCCGAGAACGTCTCGGAGGACGAGTTCGACTTCCGTCCCAACGGTGCCGGCGACCACGGGACACACGTCGCGGGCATCATCGCTGCGACCAACAGCAACGACGGTCCAGATGGCGGTGTCCTTGGGACGGCCCCGGACACCGAAATCGTCGCCTATCGGATGTTCTCGGGTCAGGAAGGCAAACAGGGCGACGGCTACGCCGGATGGGTGAAAGCCGCCGAAGCGGACTGTGACGTCATCAACTACAGCGTCGGCTTCCCTGCACCGTTCGTCTACGTCGACGAGTACCCGTTCCTCACGGAGGAACTCCGCATTGCTGAACAGGTCGCGGAGTACGTCCGTTCGCAGGGAACGGTCATCGTCAACTCCGCGGGCAACGACTCACTCAACATGTCCCCGGAGAACACCCTCAGCATCCCCACGGAGGCCGAGGGTGTCTTCGGCGTCGCCGCGACCGGACCGATCGGCTGTGGCTGGGGCGGCAAGCACAGCGACAACGAGGCGAAGTGGCTCACGGGCAACCGACTGGAGGACCCGACGGACTCCCCGGCCTTTTACACCAACTACGGGAGCGCCGTCGACGTGAGCGCCGCGGGCGGGGACTTCGACACCGAAGCCGAGGTCGAGGAAGCCCAGCGCGACCTCGTTTACTCGACCGTCTTCGAAACCGACGAAAGCGGCGACACTGTTCCGGCCTACGGCTGGAAGGCCGGCACCTCGATGGCCGCCCCGCAGGTCGCGGGTGCGGCTGCGCTCGTCCGCTCGCTGCGTCCCGACGCCAGCGTCGAAGAGATCGAATCGCTCATCCAGGACACCGCGAGCAGCGCACCTGGGGGCGAAACCTATCACGGTGCCGGTCACCTCGATCTGGAACGACTGGTCAAGCGCGTGAAGTAA
- a CDS encoding uracil-DNA glycosylase has translation MDGLEVIECERCPELCASRSRIVNGTGPEDAELLFVGEGPGEHEDEGGEPFVGRSGTVLDDALRDHGLERDAVRITNCVRCRPPGNRDPHKDELANCREYLEREISRVDPELVVTLGKVPTEHLLGRDAAVTKEAGTIEDARLDGTAHRVLICVHPAATLYDSSQQGTFESAIATAAEVAGVAESDGSGQSRLGGF, from the coding sequence ATGGATGGATTGGAGGTGATCGAGTGCGAGCGCTGTCCCGAACTCTGCGCGTCGCGCAGCCGGATCGTCAACGGGACGGGGCCCGAAGACGCCGAGTTGCTGTTCGTCGGCGAAGGGCCGGGCGAACACGAGGACGAGGGTGGCGAGCCGTTCGTCGGCCGGAGCGGAACCGTCCTCGACGATGCACTCCGCGACCACGGCCTCGAACGCGACGCCGTCCGGATCACCAACTGCGTCCGGTGTCGCCCACCGGGGAACCGCGATCCCCACAAGGATGAGCTCGCAAACTGCCGGGAGTATCTCGAACGCGAGATCAGTCGTGTGGACCCCGAGCTCGTGGTCACGCTCGGGAAGGTCCCCACCGAACACCTCCTCGGCCGCGACGCCGCGGTCACGAAGGAGGCGGGCACGATCGAGGACGCGCGACTCGACGGAACCGCCCACCGCGTCCTGATCTGCGTCCACCCCGCAGCCACGCTGTACGATTCGAGCCAGCAGGGGACGTTCGAGTCGGCGATCGCCACCGCCGCCGAGGTCGCTGGCGTGGCCGAGAGCGACGGGAGTGGCCAGTCGCGCCTCGGCGGGTTCTGA
- a CDS encoding YHS domain-containing protein — translation MTRCVVCGRDVHRDDAPERTDHDGETYYFDATECKEAFEDDPEQYT, via the coding sequence ATGACACGATGCGTAGTCTGCGGAAGGGACGTGCATCGAGACGACGCACCGGAGCGAACGGATCACGACGGCGAGACGTACTACTTCGACGCCACGGAGTGCAAAGAGGCGTTCGAGGACGATCCTGAACAGTACACGTAG
- a CDS encoding class I SAM-dependent methyltransferase, which produces MSVREEFDAWAAEGRDRGMEERHWHTAKHVLARMPVEAGDRVLDLGCGSGYAGRALRETADVRSYGLDGAPEMVRNAASYTDDPVVGFLVGDFEHLPFADDSLDHAVTMEAFYYANDPRAALDELRRVLRPGGTFYCAVNYFEESVHTADWEENVGVAMTRWGMAEYRDVFREAGFHVASQDTIPDREIEIPPDEEFPTDGFDTRTAMVERYRTHGTLLTVGVVP; this is translated from the coding sequence ATGAGCGTCAGAGAGGAGTTCGACGCGTGGGCCGCCGAGGGCCGCGACCGCGGGATGGAGGAACGCCACTGGCACACCGCAAAGCACGTCCTCGCCCGCATGCCCGTCGAGGCCGGCGACCGCGTGCTCGATCTGGGCTGTGGCAGCGGCTACGCCGGGCGCGCACTCCGCGAGACCGCCGACGTGCGGAGCTACGGTCTCGACGGCGCACCCGAGATGGTCAGAAACGCCGCCTCGTACACCGACGATCCCGTAGTCGGCTTTCTCGTCGGTGACTTCGAACACCTCCCGTTCGCCGACGACAGCCTCGATCACGCCGTCACGATGGAAGCGTTCTACTACGCGAACGATCCCCGCGCCGCACTCGACGAACTCCGGCGCGTGCTCCGGCCGGGCGGCACCTTCTACTGTGCGGTGAACTACTTCGAAGAGAGCGTCCACACCGCCGACTGGGAGGAGAACGTCGGCGTGGCGATGACTCGGTGGGGGATGGCCGAGTACCGTGACGTGTTCCGCGAGGCGGGGTTTCACGTCGCCAGCCAGGACACGATTCCCGACCGTGAGATCGAGATCCCGCCCGACGAAGAGTTCCCGACCGACGGGTTCGACACCCGCACGGCGATGGTCGAGCGCTACCGGACTCACGGCACGCTGCTGACCGTCGGCGTCGTTCCCTGA
- a CDS encoding aminotransferase class I/II-fold pyridoxal phosphate-dependent enzyme: protein MAERDTTVPETTETVEDDHQNSAHGFALRERLDAREQRGLRRDLAPTERVAARSRVATDPGDGISNFAGEDQVILASNNYLGLADNDRVQQAAAAAAREVGTGAGASRLVTGDTPVHRALERNLARTKDTERALVFSSGYAANVGTIAALAPDVIFSDELNHASIVDGCRLACAETMVYDHADADALGAAMARRDEQARKGEDESWLVVTDSVFSMDGDVAPLAAICDAAERHGAWVMVDEAHATGLYADGAGIVGHEGLGDRVQVQLGTLSKALASQGGYVAGSEALVEHLANAARSFVFSTGLAPPAAAAAREALAIAREGERRERLWNVVERLRDGLDEMGYRVLGESQILPVLVGNRSKAVAFGESLAEHGIVAPAIRPPTVPEGTSRIRVAPMATHTEREIERCLEAFHEAGRAAGVLDE from the coding sequence ATGGCAGAACGCGACACGACCGTCCCGGAAACGACGGAGACCGTCGAAGACGACCATCAGAATTCAGCGCATGGCTTCGCCCTCCGGGAGCGACTCGACGCACGCGAGCAGCGAGGTCTCCGGCGCGACCTCGCGCCGACCGAGCGGGTCGCGGCACGGAGCCGCGTGGCCACCGATCCAGGTGATGGAATCTCGAACTTCGCGGGCGAAGATCAGGTGATCCTCGCGTCGAACAACTACCTCGGATTGGCCGACAACGATCGCGTGCAGCAGGCGGCTGCGGCGGCAGCCCGAGAGGTGGGAACCGGCGCGGGCGCGAGCCGCCTCGTCACCGGCGATACGCCCGTCCACCGCGCGCTCGAACGCAACCTCGCCCGGACGAAGGACACCGAGCGTGCGCTCGTCTTCTCGTCGGGCTACGCCGCGAACGTCGGCACGATCGCCGCGCTCGCGCCCGACGTGATCTTCTCCGACGAGCTGAACCACGCGAGCATCGTGGACGGCTGCCGACTCGCGTGTGCGGAGACGATGGTCTACGATCACGCGGACGCCGATGCGCTCGGCGCGGCGATGGCGAGACGAGACGAGCAGGCAAGGAAGGGCGAAGACGAATCGTGGCTGGTCGTGACCGACTCGGTGTTCAGCATGGACGGCGACGTCGCTCCGCTCGCGGCGATCTGTGACGCCGCCGAGCGTCACGGCGCGTGGGTGATGGTCGACGAAGCCCACGCGACTGGTCTCTACGCCGACGGAGCCGGGATCGTCGGACACGAAGGGCTCGGGGATCGGGTGCAAGTCCAGTTGGGGACGCTCTCGAAGGCGCTCGCGAGCCAGGGCGGGTACGTCGCCGGAAGCGAGGCGCTGGTCGAACACCTCGCGAACGCCGCGCGCTCGTTCGTGTTTTCGACCGGCCTCGCGCCACCAGCAGCGGCTGCGGCGCGCGAAGCCCTCGCTATCGCCCGCGAGGGCGAGCGCCGCGAGCGGCTGTGGAACGTCGTCGAACGGCTCCGCGACGGACTCGACGAAATGGGCTATCGCGTGCTCGGCGAAAGCCAGATCCTCCCGGTGCTCGTCGGCAATAGGTCGAAGGCGGTCGCGTTCGGGGAGTCACTCGCCGAGCACGGGATCGTCGCGCCGGCGATCCGCCCGCCGACGGTGCCCGAGGGGACGAGTCGGATTCGCGTCGCTCCGATGGCGACGCACACCGAGAGGGAGATCGAGCGGTGTCTGGAAGCGTTCCACGAGGCGGGGCGCGCTGCTGGAGTACTGGATGAGTGA
- a CDS encoding sulfurtransferase encodes MTDVVVSAEWLDENRDDVRIVDVRDEWEFEGIGHVPGAVNIPFDSFRAPDGDEGMLPGEEVFADLLGGAGIERGDEIVAYDDTHGVFAARFLVTAELYGHDRSNLHLLDGDYSAWGRGHETTTETTPADPVEYALERPDDTVLIDREAITAAVDDGDGLLVDTREAWEYEEGHIPGAIQLDWREFVDDETRGLEDRETIEDLLDDHGIPRDRRVILYCNTARRISHTYLVLRHLGFENLGFYEGSLTEWEQAGGVIETSEGD; translated from the coding sequence ATGACTGATGTCGTGGTGTCCGCCGAATGGCTCGACGAGAACCGCGATGACGTGCGGATCGTCGACGTGCGCGACGAGTGGGAGTTCGAGGGGATCGGCCACGTTCCCGGTGCGGTCAACATCCCCTTCGATTCGTTCCGCGCTCCCGACGGCGACGAGGGAATGCTGCCCGGCGAAGAGGTCTTCGCCGATCTCCTCGGCGGGGCGGGAATCGAACGCGGCGACGAGATCGTGGCGTACGACGACACGCACGGCGTGTTCGCCGCCCGATTTCTCGTCACGGCCGAACTCTACGGTCACGACCGGTCAAATCTCCATCTGCTCGACGGGGATTACAGCGCGTGGGGTCGTGGCCACGAGACGACTACCGAAACGACTCCGGCCGACCCCGTCGAGTACGCCCTCGAACGACCCGACGACACAGTACTGATCGATCGTGAAGCGATCACAGCAGCGGTCGATGACGGCGATGGACTGCTGGTCGACACTCGTGAGGCGTGGGAGTACGAAGAGGGCCACATCCCCGGCGCAATCCAGCTCGACTGGCGTGAGTTCGTCGACGACGAAACACGTGGACTCGAGGATCGAGAGACGATCGAGGACCTTCTCGACGACCACGGCATCCCCCGCGACCGCCGAGTGATCCTCTACTGCAACACCGCCCGCCGGATCAGCCACACCTACCTCGTCTTGCGACATCTCGGCTTCGAGAACCTCGGGTTCTACGAGGGGAGCCTGACCGAGTGGGAGCAGGCGGGTGGGGTGATCGAGACAAGCGAGGGCGACTGA
- a CDS encoding DUF5786 family protein encodes MGFGSYDESEQGNQEYDTDFENEDDGDLKTEENDHAGEVNFEFGESNDELLDRLQDIKEE; translated from the coding sequence ATGGGCTTTGGGAGCTACGATGAATCCGAGCAGGGGAACCAGGAGTATGACACCGACTTCGAGAACGAGGACGACGGCGACCTCAAAACCGAAGAGAACGACCACGCGGGCGAGGTAAACTTCGAGTTCGGCGAGTCGAACGACGAACTCCTCGACCGACTGCAGGACATCAAAGAGGAGTAG
- a CDS encoding endonuclease dU: MKTGARALGVAESYRSDAARSTLAGAVVRADRVVDGFAVDSCTVGGTDATETVVALADRLAREDVAYLLFAGIAPAWYNLIDLHRLHTAVDRPVLLISFEASPGLEPALHEAFAGDALESRLETYRAQPPRRRLSVNDETVFVRSVGLADDEAADVVRAFTPEGGRPEPLRVARLVARAADAWQAMDGGTLDTAN; the protein is encoded by the coding sequence ATGAAGACCGGGGCTCGCGCCCTCGGCGTCGCCGAATCGTACCGCTCTGACGCCGCACGGAGCACCCTCGCCGGTGCGGTGGTCCGGGCCGACCGCGTCGTCGACGGGTTCGCCGTCGACTCGTGCACCGTGGGCGGCACCGACGCCACCGAGACCGTCGTCGCTCTCGCCGATCGCCTCGCGCGCGAGGACGTCGCCTACCTACTTTTCGCCGGCATCGCGCCCGCGTGGTACAACCTCATCGACCTCCACCGTCTCCACACCGCCGTCGACCGTCCCGTGCTCTTGATCTCGTTCGAGGCGAGCCCCGGCCTCGAACCCGCGCTCCACGAGGCGTTTGCTGGCGACGCGCTCGAATCACGGCTCGAAACATATCGTGCGCAGCCGCCGCGTCGCCGGCTGTCGGTCAACGACGAGACGGTGTTCGTCCGGAGCGTGGGTCTGGCGGACGACGAGGCCGCCGACGTCGTCCGCGCGTTCACGCCGGAGGGCGGCCGGCCCGAACCGCTGCGAGTCGCCCGGCTGGTCGCCCGCGCTGCCGATGCGTGGCAGGCGATGGATGGGGGCACTCTCGATACGGCAAACTGA
- a CDS encoding DUF2391 family protein, with protein sequence MARWRPQFQVADIAQQVVGGFLLAGPFVVTEEVWTLAISMGWLHGIATIALVFAIGYGALYEADADRDPERERTVVGVPVRFVSLMGVAFGSVVILAVVFDAPATFLADLPAMERLGVTLRAISVGAIFSVVGAATADSVY encoded by the coding sequence ATGGCGCGATGGCGACCCCAGTTCCAGGTGGCGGACATCGCTCAGCAGGTCGTCGGCGGTTTCCTGCTCGCCGGGCCGTTCGTCGTCACCGAGGAGGTCTGGACGCTCGCGATCAGCATGGGGTGGCTGCACGGGATCGCCACCATCGCGCTCGTGTTCGCCATCGGCTACGGTGCGCTCTATGAGGCCGACGCCGACCGCGACCCGGAACGCGAGCGGACCGTCGTGGGAGTCCCGGTCCGGTTCGTCTCGCTGATGGGTGTCGCCTTCGGATCGGTCGTGATACTCGCGGTGGTGTTCGACGCCCCGGCGACGTTTCTCGCGGATCTACCGGCGATGGAGCGCCTCGGCGTGACGCTTCGGGCGATCTCCGTGGGGGCGATCTTCAGCGTCGTGGGTGCGGCCACCGCGGATAGCGTGTACTGA